In Oncorhynchus clarkii lewisi isolate Uvic-CL-2024 unplaced genomic scaffold, UVic_Ocla_1.0 unplaced_contig_617_pilon_pilon, whole genome shotgun sequence, a genomic segment contains:
- the LOC139402066 gene encoding far upstream element-binding protein 2-like isoform X3: MSEYSSVPAPGAGAPLGGHLAIGNGGGIKKDAFADAVQRARQIAAKIGECAGVAPMNNINAPDVFPFTAQKRQLEDPDQPESKKMAPQSDVDSATALSIGAQLAALAQQSARLTTTSEEYSVPDGMVGLIIGRGGEQINKIQQESGCKVQIASDSGGLPERSVSLTGSPDSIQKAKILLDEIVSRGRGTPPSSFHEATNGQSGSGQEMMIPAGKAGLIIGKGGETIKQLQERAGVKMILIQDASQGPNMDKPLRIIGEPYKVEQAMELVQEILRERDQPGFGDRNEYGSRMGGGGGAMDVPVPRHSVGVVIGRNGEMIKKIQNDAGVRIQFKPDDGTGPDKIAHIMGPPDCCDNAAQIIQELLQSIRVREEGPPGPPGMSPSGGGRGRSRGDQGSWGPPGGGGGEMTFSIPAHKCGLVIGRGGENIKAINQQTGAFVEISRQLPPNGDPNFKLFVIRGSPQQIDHAKQLIEDKIEGPLCPVCPGPGGPGPMGPYNPGPYNPGPPGAPGPHGGLHGYPPQGWGNTYQQWQPQVTHDPTQADSRARSAL, translated from the exons ATGTCGGAGTACAGCTCGGTACCGGCACCCGGGGCTGGAGCTCCTCTCGGCGGACATCTAGCTATCGGTAACGGTGGTGGAATAAAAAAAGATGCCTTTGCAGACGCGGTACAACGGGCCCGGCAG ATTGCTGCCAAGATtggtgaatgtgcaggggtagcCCCTATGAACAACATCAATGCACCAGACGTCTTTCCCTTCACAGCACAGAAACGACAGCTGGAggacccag ATCAACCTGAGAGCAAGAAAATGGCTCCACAGAGTGATGTGGACTCAGCCACAGCTCTCT CTATCGGAGCCCAACTGGCAGCACTGGCCCAGCAGAG TGCCAGGCTCACAACCACCTCAGAGGAGTACAGTGTTCCTGATGGAATGGTGGGACTCA tcattgGCCGGGGCGGAGAACAGATCAACAAGATCCAGCAGGAATCAGGCTGCAAGGTTCAGATAGCCTCAG ACAGTGGAGGTTTACCAGAGAGGAGTGTCTCTCTCACAGGGTCCCCAGACTCCATACA GAAAGCCAAGATTTTATTGGATGAGATTGTGTCTCGGGGGAGGGGCACGCCCCCCTCATCCTTCCACGAGGCGACCAATGGACAGAGTGGCTCAGGGCAGGAGATGATGATTCCCGCAGGCAAGGCTGGCCTCATCATCGGCAAGGGAGGGGAGACCATCAAACAGCTACAG GAGCGAGCAGGAGTGAAGATGATCCTGATTCAGGACGCGTCTCAGGGACCCAACATGGACAAGCCCCTGCGCATCATCGGGGAGCCATACAAAGTGGAG CAAGCCATGGAGTTGGTGCAGGAGATACTGAGGGAGAGGGATCAGCCTGGCTTCGGAGACAGGAACGAGTATGGCTCCCGCATGGGGGGAGGTGGGGGAGCCATGGAC GTTCCAGTGCCACGACACTCTGTCGGGGTGGTGATTGGTCGCAACGGGGAGATGATCAAGAAGATTCAGAACGACGCAGGAGTTAGGATACAGTTTAAACCAG ATGATGGCACAGGTCCTGATAAGATAGCCCACATCATGGGCCCACCAGACTGCTGTGACAATGCTGCCCAGATCATCCAGGAGCTACTGCAGAGCATCAGGGTCAGAGAGGAG GGTCCTCCCGGGCCTCCAGGCATGTCCCCGAGTGGTGGCGGCAGGGGCCGCAGCAGAGGGGACCAGGGGAGCTGGGGTCCccctggtggtggaggaggggagatgacTTTCTCCATTCCGGCCCACAAGTGTGGCCTGGTGATCGGACGGGGCGGGGAGAACATCAAGGCCATCAACCAGCAGACTGGGGCCTTTGTGGAGATCTCCCGCCAGCTGCCCCCCAACGGGGACCCTAACTTCAAGCTCTTTGTCATTCGAGGCTCTCCGCAGCAGATAGATCACGCCAAGCAGCTCATCGAGGACAAGATCGAG GGTCCCCTCTGTCCTGTTTGTCCAGGTCCTGGTGGACCAGGCCCCATGGGTCCCTATAATCCTGGTCCCTACAACCCAGGACCCCCAGGAGCCCCTGGACCACA TGGAGGTCTTCATGGCTACCCCCCACAGGGCTGGGGCAACACCTACCAGCAGTGGCAGCCCCAAGTAACCCACGACCCCA CACAGGCAGATAGCAGGGCACGCTCAGCCCTATGA
- the LOC139402066 gene encoding far upstream element-binding protein 2-like isoform X1 — MSEYSSVPAPGAGAPLGGHLAIGNGGGIKKDAFADAVQRARQIAAKIGECAGVAPMNNINAPDVFPFTAQKRQLEDPDQPESKKMAPQSDVDSATALSIGAQLAALAQQSARLTTTSEEYSVPDGMVGLIIGRGGEQINKIQQESGCKVQIASDSGGLPERSVSLTGSPDSIQKAKILLDEIVSRGRGTPPSSFHEATNGQSGSGQEMMIPAGKAGLIIGKGGETIKQLQERAGVKMILIQDASQGPNMDKPLRIIGEPYKVEQAMELVQEILRERDQPGFGDRNEYGSRMGGGGGAMDVPVPRHSVGVVIGRNGEMIKKIQNDAGVRIQFKPDDGTGPDKIAHIMGPPDCCDNAAQIIQELLQSIRVREEGPPGPPGMSPSGGGRGRSRGDQGSWGPPGGGGGEMTFSIPAHKCGLVIGRGGENIKAINQQTGAFVEISRQLPPNGDPNFKLFVIRGSPQQIDHAKQLIEDKIEGPLCPVCPGPGGPGPMGPYNPGPYNPGPPGAPGPHGGLHGYPPQGWGNTYQQWQPQVTHDPSKAAGAADPNAAWAAYYGQYYQGGQPGGAGPGQPPTNPTAGGPAPGDQPQASQTPGGQPDYTKAWEEYYKKMGVAQAEGSAAGPGAAGAPAAPGGGQQDYSAAWAEYYRQQAAYYGQTGQAPGQPATPQQGQQTQ, encoded by the exons ATGTCGGAGTACAGCTCGGTACCGGCACCCGGGGCTGGAGCTCCTCTCGGCGGACATCTAGCTATCGGTAACGGTGGTGGAATAAAAAAAGATGCCTTTGCAGACGCGGTACAACGGGCCCGGCAG ATTGCTGCCAAGATtggtgaatgtgcaggggtagcCCCTATGAACAACATCAATGCACCAGACGTCTTTCCCTTCACAGCACAGAAACGACAGCTGGAggacccag ATCAACCTGAGAGCAAGAAAATGGCTCCACAGAGTGATGTGGACTCAGCCACAGCTCTCT CTATCGGAGCCCAACTGGCAGCACTGGCCCAGCAGAG TGCCAGGCTCACAACCACCTCAGAGGAGTACAGTGTTCCTGATGGAATGGTGGGACTCA tcattgGCCGGGGCGGAGAACAGATCAACAAGATCCAGCAGGAATCAGGCTGCAAGGTTCAGATAGCCTCAG ACAGTGGAGGTTTACCAGAGAGGAGTGTCTCTCTCACAGGGTCCCCAGACTCCATACA GAAAGCCAAGATTTTATTGGATGAGATTGTGTCTCGGGGGAGGGGCACGCCCCCCTCATCCTTCCACGAGGCGACCAATGGACAGAGTGGCTCAGGGCAGGAGATGATGATTCCCGCAGGCAAGGCTGGCCTCATCATCGGCAAGGGAGGGGAGACCATCAAACAGCTACAG GAGCGAGCAGGAGTGAAGATGATCCTGATTCAGGACGCGTCTCAGGGACCCAACATGGACAAGCCCCTGCGCATCATCGGGGAGCCATACAAAGTGGAG CAAGCCATGGAGTTGGTGCAGGAGATACTGAGGGAGAGGGATCAGCCTGGCTTCGGAGACAGGAACGAGTATGGCTCCCGCATGGGGGGAGGTGGGGGAGCCATGGAC GTTCCAGTGCCACGACACTCTGTCGGGGTGGTGATTGGTCGCAACGGGGAGATGATCAAGAAGATTCAGAACGACGCAGGAGTTAGGATACAGTTTAAACCAG ATGATGGCACAGGTCCTGATAAGATAGCCCACATCATGGGCCCACCAGACTGCTGTGACAATGCTGCCCAGATCATCCAGGAGCTACTGCAGAGCATCAGGGTCAGAGAGGAG GGTCCTCCCGGGCCTCCAGGCATGTCCCCGAGTGGTGGCGGCAGGGGCCGCAGCAGAGGGGACCAGGGGAGCTGGGGTCCccctggtggtggaggaggggagatgacTTTCTCCATTCCGGCCCACAAGTGTGGCCTGGTGATCGGACGGGGCGGGGAGAACATCAAGGCCATCAACCAGCAGACTGGGGCCTTTGTGGAGATCTCCCGCCAGCTGCCCCCCAACGGGGACCCTAACTTCAAGCTCTTTGTCATTCGAGGCTCTCCGCAGCAGATAGATCACGCCAAGCAGCTCATCGAGGACAAGATCGAG GGTCCCCTCTGTCCTGTTTGTCCAGGTCCTGGTGGACCAGGCCCCATGGGTCCCTATAATCCTGGTCCCTACAACCCAGGACCCCCAGGAGCCCCTGGACCACA TGGAGGTCTTCATGGCTACCCCCCACAGGGCTGGGGCAACACCTACCAGCAGTGGCAGCCCCAAGTAACCCACGACCCCA GCAAGGCAGCCGGTGCCGCGGACCCTAACGCAGCCTGGGCAGCCTATTATGGCCAGTACTACCAGGGAGGGCAGCCAGGGGGAGCAGGGCCCGGCCAGCCCCCCACCAACCCTACCGCTGGTGGCCCAGCACCTGGAGACCAGCCCCAGGCCAGCCAGACCCCTGGGGGCCAGCCTGACTACACCAAGGCCTGGGAGGAATACTACAAGAAGATGGGTGTTG CCCAGGCAGAAGGCTCTGCAGCAGGGCCAGGAGCAGCAGGTGCCCCAGCAGCCCCAGGTGGAGGCCAGCAGGACTACAGTGCAGCCTGGGCAGAGTACTACAGGCAGCAGGCTGCTTACTACGGCCAAACAGGACAGGCCCCAGGACAGCCTGCTACCCCTCAGCAAGGCCAGCAG ACACAGTGA
- the LOC139402066 gene encoding far upstream element-binding protein 2-like isoform X4: MSEYSSVPAPGAGAPLGGHLAIGNGGGIKKDAFADAVQRARQIAAKIGECAGVAPMNNINAPDVFPFTAQKRQLEDPDQPESKKMAPQSDVDSATALSIGAQLAALAQQSARLTTTSEEYSVPDGMVGLIIGRGGEQINKIQQESGCKVQIASDSGGLPERSVSLTGSPDSIQKAKILLDEIVSRGRGTPPSSFHEATNGQSGSGQEMMIPAGKAGLIIGKGGETIKQLQERAGVKMILIQDASQGPNMDKPLRIIGEPYKVEQAMELVQEILRERDQPGFGDRNEYGSRMGGGGGAMDVPVPRHSVGVVIGRNGEMIKKIQNDAGVRIQFKPDDGTGPDKIAHIMGPPDCCDNAAQIIQELLQSIRVREEGPPGPPGMSPSGGGRGRSRGDQGSWGPPGGGGGEMTFSIPAHKCGLVIGRGGENIKAINQQTGAFVEISRQLPPNGDPNFKLFVIRGSPQQIDHAKQLIEDKIEGPLCPVCPGPGGPGPMGPYNPGPYNPGPPGAPGPHGGLHGYPPQGWGNTYQQWQPQVTHDPSR; encoded by the exons ATGTCGGAGTACAGCTCGGTACCGGCACCCGGGGCTGGAGCTCCTCTCGGCGGACATCTAGCTATCGGTAACGGTGGTGGAATAAAAAAAGATGCCTTTGCAGACGCGGTACAACGGGCCCGGCAG ATTGCTGCCAAGATtggtgaatgtgcaggggtagcCCCTATGAACAACATCAATGCACCAGACGTCTTTCCCTTCACAGCACAGAAACGACAGCTGGAggacccag ATCAACCTGAGAGCAAGAAAATGGCTCCACAGAGTGATGTGGACTCAGCCACAGCTCTCT CTATCGGAGCCCAACTGGCAGCACTGGCCCAGCAGAG TGCCAGGCTCACAACCACCTCAGAGGAGTACAGTGTTCCTGATGGAATGGTGGGACTCA tcattgGCCGGGGCGGAGAACAGATCAACAAGATCCAGCAGGAATCAGGCTGCAAGGTTCAGATAGCCTCAG ACAGTGGAGGTTTACCAGAGAGGAGTGTCTCTCTCACAGGGTCCCCAGACTCCATACA GAAAGCCAAGATTTTATTGGATGAGATTGTGTCTCGGGGGAGGGGCACGCCCCCCTCATCCTTCCACGAGGCGACCAATGGACAGAGTGGCTCAGGGCAGGAGATGATGATTCCCGCAGGCAAGGCTGGCCTCATCATCGGCAAGGGAGGGGAGACCATCAAACAGCTACAG GAGCGAGCAGGAGTGAAGATGATCCTGATTCAGGACGCGTCTCAGGGACCCAACATGGACAAGCCCCTGCGCATCATCGGGGAGCCATACAAAGTGGAG CAAGCCATGGAGTTGGTGCAGGAGATACTGAGGGAGAGGGATCAGCCTGGCTTCGGAGACAGGAACGAGTATGGCTCCCGCATGGGGGGAGGTGGGGGAGCCATGGAC GTTCCAGTGCCACGACACTCTGTCGGGGTGGTGATTGGTCGCAACGGGGAGATGATCAAGAAGATTCAGAACGACGCAGGAGTTAGGATACAGTTTAAACCAG ATGATGGCACAGGTCCTGATAAGATAGCCCACATCATGGGCCCACCAGACTGCTGTGACAATGCTGCCCAGATCATCCAGGAGCTACTGCAGAGCATCAGGGTCAGAGAGGAG GGTCCTCCCGGGCCTCCAGGCATGTCCCCGAGTGGTGGCGGCAGGGGCCGCAGCAGAGGGGACCAGGGGAGCTGGGGTCCccctggtggtggaggaggggagatgacTTTCTCCATTCCGGCCCACAAGTGTGGCCTGGTGATCGGACGGGGCGGGGAGAACATCAAGGCCATCAACCAGCAGACTGGGGCCTTTGTGGAGATCTCCCGCCAGCTGCCCCCCAACGGGGACCCTAACTTCAAGCTCTTTGTCATTCGAGGCTCTCCGCAGCAGATAGATCACGCCAAGCAGCTCATCGAGGACAAGATCGAG GGTCCCCTCTGTCCTGTTTGTCCAGGTCCTGGTGGACCAGGCCCCATGGGTCCCTATAATCCTGGTCCCTACAACCCAGGACCCCCAGGAGCCCCTGGACCACA TGGAGGTCTTCATGGCTACCCCCCACAGGGCTGGGGCAACACCTACCAGCAGTGGCAGCCCCAAGTAACCCACGACCCCA GCAGATAG
- the LOC139402066 gene encoding far upstream element-binding protein 2-like isoform X2 — translation MRIAAKIGECAGVAPMNNINAPDVFPFTAQKRQLEDPDQPESKKMAPQSDVDSATALSIGAQLAALAQQSARLTTTSEEYSVPDGMVGLIIGRGGEQINKIQQESGCKVQIASDSGGLPERSVSLTGSPDSIQKAKILLDEIVSRGRGTPPSSFHEATNGQSGSGQEMMIPAGKAGLIIGKGGETIKQLQERAGVKMILIQDASQGPNMDKPLRIIGEPYKVEQAMELVQEILRERDQPGFGDRNEYGSRMGGGGGAMDVPVPRHSVGVVIGRNGEMIKKIQNDAGVRIQFKPDDGTGPDKIAHIMGPPDCCDNAAQIIQELLQSIRVREEGPPGPPGMSPSGGGRGRSRGDQGSWGPPGGGGGEMTFSIPAHKCGLVIGRGGENIKAINQQTGAFVEISRQLPPNGDPNFKLFVIRGSPQQIDHAKQLIEDKIEGPLCPVCPGPGGPGPMGPYNPGPYNPGPPGAPGPHGGLHGYPPQGWGNTYQQWQPQVTHDPSKAAGAADPNAAWAAYYGQYYQGGQPGGAGPGQPPTNPTAGGPAPGDQPQASQTPGGQPDYTKAWEEYYKKMGVAQAEGSAAGPGAAGAPAAPGGGQQDYSAAWAEYYRQQAAYYGQTGQAPGQPATPQQGQQTQ, via the exons ATGCGC ATTGCTGCCAAGATtggtgaatgtgcaggggtagcCCCTATGAACAACATCAATGCACCAGACGTCTTTCCCTTCACAGCACAGAAACGACAGCTGGAggacccag ATCAACCTGAGAGCAAGAAAATGGCTCCACAGAGTGATGTGGACTCAGCCACAGCTCTCT CTATCGGAGCCCAACTGGCAGCACTGGCCCAGCAGAG TGCCAGGCTCACAACCACCTCAGAGGAGTACAGTGTTCCTGATGGAATGGTGGGACTCA tcattgGCCGGGGCGGAGAACAGATCAACAAGATCCAGCAGGAATCAGGCTGCAAGGTTCAGATAGCCTCAG ACAGTGGAGGTTTACCAGAGAGGAGTGTCTCTCTCACAGGGTCCCCAGACTCCATACA GAAAGCCAAGATTTTATTGGATGAGATTGTGTCTCGGGGGAGGGGCACGCCCCCCTCATCCTTCCACGAGGCGACCAATGGACAGAGTGGCTCAGGGCAGGAGATGATGATTCCCGCAGGCAAGGCTGGCCTCATCATCGGCAAGGGAGGGGAGACCATCAAACAGCTACAG GAGCGAGCAGGAGTGAAGATGATCCTGATTCAGGACGCGTCTCAGGGACCCAACATGGACAAGCCCCTGCGCATCATCGGGGAGCCATACAAAGTGGAG CAAGCCATGGAGTTGGTGCAGGAGATACTGAGGGAGAGGGATCAGCCTGGCTTCGGAGACAGGAACGAGTATGGCTCCCGCATGGGGGGAGGTGGGGGAGCCATGGAC GTTCCAGTGCCACGACACTCTGTCGGGGTGGTGATTGGTCGCAACGGGGAGATGATCAAGAAGATTCAGAACGACGCAGGAGTTAGGATACAGTTTAAACCAG ATGATGGCACAGGTCCTGATAAGATAGCCCACATCATGGGCCCACCAGACTGCTGTGACAATGCTGCCCAGATCATCCAGGAGCTACTGCAGAGCATCAGGGTCAGAGAGGAG GGTCCTCCCGGGCCTCCAGGCATGTCCCCGAGTGGTGGCGGCAGGGGCCGCAGCAGAGGGGACCAGGGGAGCTGGGGTCCccctggtggtggaggaggggagatgacTTTCTCCATTCCGGCCCACAAGTGTGGCCTGGTGATCGGACGGGGCGGGGAGAACATCAAGGCCATCAACCAGCAGACTGGGGCCTTTGTGGAGATCTCCCGCCAGCTGCCCCCCAACGGGGACCCTAACTTCAAGCTCTTTGTCATTCGAGGCTCTCCGCAGCAGATAGATCACGCCAAGCAGCTCATCGAGGACAAGATCGAG GGTCCCCTCTGTCCTGTTTGTCCAGGTCCTGGTGGACCAGGCCCCATGGGTCCCTATAATCCTGGTCCCTACAACCCAGGACCCCCAGGAGCCCCTGGACCACA TGGAGGTCTTCATGGCTACCCCCCACAGGGCTGGGGCAACACCTACCAGCAGTGGCAGCCCCAAGTAACCCACGACCCCA GCAAGGCAGCCGGTGCCGCGGACCCTAACGCAGCCTGGGCAGCCTATTATGGCCAGTACTACCAGGGAGGGCAGCCAGGGGGAGCAGGGCCCGGCCAGCCCCCCACCAACCCTACCGCTGGTGGCCCAGCACCTGGAGACCAGCCCCAGGCCAGCCAGACCCCTGGGGGCCAGCCTGACTACACCAAGGCCTGGGAGGAATACTACAAGAAGATGGGTGTTG CCCAGGCAGAAGGCTCTGCAGCAGGGCCAGGAGCAGCAGGTGCCCCAGCAGCCCCAGGTGGAGGCCAGCAGGACTACAGTGCAGCCTGGGCAGAGTACTACAGGCAGCAGGCTGCTTACTACGGCCAAACAGGACAGGCCCCAGGACAGCCTGCTACCCCTCAGCAAGGCCAGCAG ACACAGTGA